One window of Bacteroides sp. AN502(2024) genomic DNA carries:
- a CDS encoding methylglyoxal synthase, with the protein MEAKIRRGIGLVAHDAMKKDLIEWVLWNSELLMGNKFYCTGTTGTLILEALKEKHPNEEWDFTILKSGPLGGDQQMGSRIVDGQIDYLFFFTDPMTLQPHDTDVKALTRLAGVENIVFCCNRSTADHIISSPLFMDPGYERIHPDYSGYTKRFQNKPVVTEAVESVNRRKKKRK; encoded by the coding sequence ATGGAAGCAAAGATTAGAAGAGGCATCGGGCTGGTAGCGCATGATGCGATGAAAAAAGATCTCATCGAATGGGTATTGTGGAACTCGGAACTGTTGATGGGAAATAAATTCTATTGTACAGGTACTACCGGTACTTTGATCCTGGAAGCATTGAAAGAGAAGCACCCTAATGAAGAATGGGATTTTACGATTTTAAAATCAGGTCCGTTGGGTGGTGACCAACAGATGGGATCACGTATTGTGGATGGACAGATTGACTATCTTTTTTTCTTCACTGACCCAATGACACTGCAACCGCATGATACGGATGTGAAGGCATTAACCCGCTTGGCTGGTGTAGAAAATATTGTTTTTTGTTGTAATCGTTCTACGGCGGATCATATTATTTCCAGTCCGTTATTTATGGATCCAGGTTACGAACGCATTCATCCGGACTATTCCGGCTATACAAAGCGGTTCCAAAATAAACCTGTGGTGACAGAGGCGGTAGAATCGGTAAATAGAAGGAAAAAGAAAAGAAAGTAA